From the Carassius carassius chromosome 45, fCarCar2.1, whole genome shotgun sequence genome, one window contains:
- the LOC132127289 gene encoding protein yippee-like 1, translating into MLLLEVLSWCCHLHFSLVASTMAYIEAGVLSSLRSFTTALTCVLHCFSCESSWADRPFLLRPRAVSPATVTMTRSKTFQAYLPNCHRTYSCIHCRAHLANHDELISKSFQGSQGRAYLFNSVVNVGCGPAEERVLLTGLHAVADIYCENCKTTLGWKYEHAFESSQKYKEGKFIIELAHMIKDNGWD; encoded by the exons ATGTTGTTGCTGGAGGTGCTGAGCTGGTGCTGCCATCTGCACTTCAGTCTGGTGGCATCTACTATGGCCTACATAGAAGCTG GTGTGCTCTCGTCTCTCCGAAGCTTCACCACGGCCCTCACCTGTGTGCTCCACTGTTTCTCCTGCGAGTCGTCCTGGGCTGACCGGCCCTTCCTGCTCCGCCCCCGAGCCGTCTCTCCCGCCACAGTCACCATGACACGCTCCAAAACCTTCCAGGCCTACCTGCCCAACTGCCATCGCACCTACAGCTGCATACACTGTCGAGCACACCTGGCCAACCATGATGAGCTCATCTCAAAG TCTTTTCAAGGGAGTCAAGGCAGGGCCTACCTCTTCAACTCAGT GGTGAATGTGGGCTGTGGGCCGGCAGAGGAGAGGGTACTGCTGACCGGTCTCCACGCGGTGGCCGATATCTACTGTGAGAACTGTAAAACCACTCTGGGCTGGAAATAC GAGCATGCCTTTGAAAGCAGTCAGAAGTACAAGGAGGGCAAGTTCATCATCGAGCTGGCCCACATGATCAAGGACAACGGGTGGGACTGA
- the smg8 gene encoding nonsense-mediated mRNA decay factor SMG8, with protein MAVPVNIGELLQSEIIEDTVDKDEGVCILGIFGKSAMQTGSFKDSLINTLADKHVFSLFGSKDTDSSCGGTSIHAYYNQENRVLYLVLTSVFDNRQLIRACESLTAGLGHAEAHEFWKAAENDHCLQLLYLFSLCHVLLLVHPTCSFDVTYDKMFRALDALRQKALPLLRAAIKDSPVSKEWKLNCRPCPPRLLFVFQMNGALRVASSGTAGNGTDGSGGDKPKKHSPRRRLQHALEDQIYRIFRKSRVLTNQSSNCLFTVPANQAFVYVVPGPDEDPIGSLLGHLRTNCVLRESEGGTPVPRQRRYQQMRHSNRQPSFNVESSLSSGGQLVDCTLKEFLWQHVDLVLTKKGFDDSVGRNPQPSHFELPTYSKWVHVAHRLYQVMIENGEDDAAEISLKVQGQLKVLEGFLDADAKFSENRCQKALPVAHSAYQSNLPHNYTTTVHKNQLAQALRVYSQHARGVAFQRYALQLHEDCYKFWSNGHQLCEERSLTDQHCVHKFHLLPKPGEKPEMDHNPPILYHNSRGRSTSSCNCGRKQSPREDPFDIQAANYDFYQMLEEKCCGKLERINFPVFQASTPDPAPASDEVPRPGEVPPSGEADRLKEKETSTHTPGDSTSLSLALSLGQSTDSLGTYGDGAEGQEKRPSLVDRQPSTVEYLPGMLHSGCPKGLLPKFSSWSLVKLGPAKAYNSLSGLEQPGFLPGSAFLLPWDVVIRSRSEEDVGSLEPLDGGPTSWPAPNKASIGKRGSAGGIGRGRRRDDVARAFVGFEYEDSRGRRFLSSGPDKVVKVLGQGGPKEPATRCLNSDMPIYIPSPAQGRGIKPHYAQLTRLFIVVPDAPLEIVLNPQVQPGPPPCPVFHPEQPEVVLPPDGLWVLRFPYAYVTDRGPCYPPKENQPLANFRVLRGILHANTTSSTPQ; from the exons ATGGCGGTGCCCGTGAATATCGGAGAACTGTTACAATCAGAAATTATAGAAGACACCGTGGACAAAGATGAGGGCGTTTGCATATTAGGCATATTTGGGAAAAGCGCAATGCAAACGGGATCATTCAAAGACTCTCTCATAAACACCTTAGCGGATAAACACGTCTTCTCTCTCTTCGGGAGCAAAGACACTGACAGCTCGTGCGGGGGAACATCCATTCATGCGTATTATAATCAAGAAAACCGCGTGCTGTATCTCGTATTAACATCTGTTTTTGACAACCGCCAGCTTATTCGCGCGTGCGAGTCTTTGACGGCGGGTTTGGGTCACGCAGAAGCGCATGAGTTTTGGAAAGCAGCAGAGAATGACCACTGTTTGCAGCTGCTGTATCTCTTTTCGCTGTGCCATGTTCTTCTGCTGGTTCATCCCACATGTTCGTTCGACGTCACTTACGATAAAATGTTTCGCGCTTTGGACGCGCTACGTCAGAAAGCGCTCCCGCTGTTGCGCGCCGCGATTAAAGACTCGCCAGTGTCTAAAGAATGGAAGTTAAACTGTCGGCCGTGCCCTCCACGTCTGCTGTTCGTGTTCCAGATGAACGGAGCGCTCAGAGTGGCCTCCTCTGGCACTGCTGGGAATGGGACTGATGGCTCTGGAGGGGATAAACCTAAAAAACACTCCCCAAGAAGGAGACTGCAGCATGCTCTGGAAGATCAGATATATAGGATATTCCGGAAAAGTCGTGTATTGACCAATCAGAGTAGTAATTGTCTCTTTACAGTCCCTGCTAATCAAGCTTTTGTATATGTAGTGCCAGGACCAGATGAGGACCCCATCGGCTCTCTTCTGGGGCACCTGCGGACCAACTGTGTCCTTCGAGAAAGTGAAGGAGGCACGCCTGTGCCCAGGCAAAGGCGGTACCAACAGATGAGACACTCCAATAGACAACCCTCTTTCAATGTAGAAAGCAGTCTTTCTTCAGGAGGGCAGCTGGTGGACTGCACTTTAAAAGAGTTCCTTTGGCAGCATGTCGATCTCGTATTGACCAAGAAAGGTTTTGATGACAGTGTAGGTCGCAATCCGCAGCCATCACACTTCGAGTTGCCTACTTATTCCAAATGGGTGCATGTTGCGCACAGACTTTATCAGGTCATGATAGAGAACGGTGAGGATGATGCAGCCGAGATCTCCCTCAAGGTGCAGGGTCAGCTCAAAGTGTTAGAGGGGTTCCTTGACGCAGATGCGAAGTTCTCTGAAAACAGGTGTCAGAAAGCCTTGCCAGTGGCTCACAGTGCGTACCAGTCAAATCTTCCCCATAATTACACCACCACAGTGCACAAGAATCAACTGGCCCAGGCTCTGCGTGTGTACAGCCAGCATGCGAGGGGAGTCGCCTTTCAAAGATACGCCTTACAGCTCCACGAGGATTGCTACAAGTTCTGGAGTAACGGGCATCAGCTCTGTGAGGAGCGCAGCCTTACGGATCAGCACTGCGTGCATAAGTTTCATCTGCTGCCAAAGCCAG GAGAGAAGCCCGAAATGGACCACAACCCACCTATTCTATACCACAATAGTAGAGGCCGCTCTACAAGTTCCTGTAACTGTGGTCGGAAGCAGTCTCCAAGAGAAGATCCATTTGACATCCAAGCTGCCAACTATGACTTCTATCAA ATGCTTGAGGAGAAGTGCTGTGGGAAGTTGGAGAGGATCAATTTCCCAGTGTTCCAAGCAAGCACCCCCGACCCTGCTCCTGCTAGTGATGAGGTGCCCAGACCTGGAGAGGTACCTCCATCAGGTGAAGCTGACCGTCTAAAGGAGAAAGAGACTAGCACTCACACACCTGGTGATAGCACAAGTCTGAGTCTAGCTCTTAGCTTGGGCCAGTCAACTGACAGCCTTGGAACATATGGGGATGGAGCAGAAGGACAAGAGAAGAGGCCAAGCTTGGTGGACAGACAGCCCTCCACAGTGGAGTATCTCCCCGGGATGCTTCATTCTGGATGCCCGAAGGGACTGTTGCCCAAGTTCTCGAGTTGGTCTCTTGTTAAACTTGGTCCAGCTAAGGCCTACAACAGCCTCTCTGGTTTAGAGCAACCTGGATTCCTCCCAGGCTCCGCTTTCCTCTTGCCCTGGGATGTTGTCATTCGGAGCCGATCTGAGGAAGATGTTGGATCACTTGAGCCTCTGGATGGAGGCCCAACCTCCTGGCCAGCTCCGAATAAAGCATCCATTGGAAAGCGAGGCAGCGCTGGAGGAATCGGACGAGGGCGCAGACGGGATGATGTAGCTCGTGCTTTCGTTGGTTTCGAGTATGAGGACAGCAGAGGGCGCCGCTTCCTTAGTTCTGGCCCTGATAAAGTAGTCAAAGTGCTTGGGCAGGGTGGACCAAAGGAACCTGCAACCAGATGCTTGAATTCTGATATGCCTATATACATTCCCTCTCCAGCTCAAGGACGAGGGATAAAGCCACATTACGCTCAACTGACTCGTCTTTTCATCGTTGTCCCTGATGCTCCTCTTGAGATTGTCCTAAACCCACAG GTCCAACCAGGTCCCCCTCCCTGTCCTGTCTTCCATCCAGAGCAGCCTGAGGTGGTGCTGCCCCCTGATGGACTCTGGGTATTACGCTTCCCTTATGCCTACGTGACAGACCGTGGACCATGCTACCCTCCCAAGGAGAACCAGCCACTGGCAAACTTCAGGGTGCTGAGAGGCATTCTGCATGCCAACACGACTAGTTCAACTCCACAGTAA
- the prr11 gene encoding proline-rich protein 11 — protein MLGCGGLGSAFQRRRMENGSSRPWAIKSKMPLGTPAIPTALSPENKSKVDTIEETSVQATKQLFSSLSFGALFSAVGRVMQKCRRTINQICSGLLNAVFFWRGYSERVESLHQKVEELQREIALLHSTLKLYREAKTVGGQCEMPDGVQLSPPAPPPPPPLPPPQILLTLAAPMMASLPPKPRQTSSLKEKQNGLAAVTLRDLQAVQLRKVTVGQKTQVSPQRRRSPVVTLADLQKVRLRRSNSDLPLKSRSSLCRTVCRTPTKNPMNLRVQLRKVNLMRSPGGTPLCNKEKDVMDSSLDPSMTRGLGNQYLSALTKGLSPLKAV, from the exons ATGCTTGGATGCGGG ggCCTCGGCAGTGCCTTTCAGCGGCGGAGGATGGAAAATGGCAGCAGTCGACCCTGGGCTATAAAGAGCAAGATGCCACTCGGGACTCCTGCCATACCGACGGCCTTATC TCCAGAAAACAAATCAAAGGTGGACACTATAGAGGAGACAAGTGTTCAAGccactaaacagctgttttcatCACTAAGTTTTGGAGCTCTGTTTTCTGCAGTTGGACGTGTAATGCAAAAATGCAGAAGGACAATTAATCAA atctgttCTGGTCTCCTGAATGCCGTATTTTTCTGGAGAGGCTATTCAGAAAGAGTGGAGTCCCTTCACCAAAAAGTAGAGGAGCTGCAAAGAGAAATAGCACTATTGCATTCCACTTTAAAG CTGTACAGAGAGGCCAAGACTGTGGGTGGTCAATGTGAAATGCCTGATGGTGTTCAGCTCTCTCCACCTGcgccaccaccacctcctcctcttcctcctcctcagatTCTGTTGACACTTGCTGCTCCGATGATGGCCTCACTTCCTCCAAAACCTAGGCAAACTAGCTCTCTGAAG GAGAAGCAAAATGGTCTTGCTGCTGTGACTCTTCGAGATCTTCAAGCAGTACAACTAAGGAAAGTGACTGTAGGCCAAAAAACGCAG GTGTCTCCACAGAGAAGAAGATCACCAGTGGTCACACTCGCAGACTTGCAGAAAGTCCGTTTACGACGCTCTAATTCTGACCTCCCCTTGAAGTCTAGATCAAGCCTTTGCAG GACTGTCTGTAGGACACCAACCAAAAATCCCATGAATCTTCGGGTGCAGCTTAGAAAAGTGAACTTAATGAG GAGTCCTGGCGGCACACCGCTATGTAACAAAGAGAAGGATGTGATGGATTCAAGCCTGGATCCAAGCATGACCAGAGGTTTAGGAAACCAGTACCTG AGTGCTTTAACAAAAGGACTATCACCACTCAAGGCTGTCTAA
- the LOC132127003 gene encoding serine/threonine/tyrosine-interacting-like protein 1, whose translation MGRELESLNPYPVEILPGKHYIGEYRQATNLLILKDLKLNALVNIQQCKANTRPNRGFVQQLSDWELQTLGKRVTDISEPNY comes from the exons ATGGGGCGG GAATTGGAGAGCTTGAATCCCTATCCTGTGGAGATCTTGCCAGGCAAGCATTATATTGGTGAATACAGGCAGGCCACAAACCTGCTAATCCTTAAAGATCTAAAGCTGAATGCACTTGTCAAT ATTCAGCAGTGCAAAGCCAACACGAGGCCAAATCGAGGATTTGTACAGCAACTTTCTGACTGGGAACTTCAGACTCTTGGGAAGAGAGTGACAGATATATCAGAACCCAACTACTGA